Within Acidimicrobiales bacterium, the genomic segment CCCCGGTGAGCTGGTGATCGACTCGTGGGGTGCGGGATCGGTGTCGGTCTTCCCGGACCGGCACCGCCTCCTGTTCGTCTCGAGGGACGACCTGACCGGGCAAAACAGCCTGCACGAGGACCAGGTGTTCCTCTTCGACCCCTCAGCCCCCGGCAACCACCTTCGCCAGGTCACCGAGGGCGTGCGTGGCTCGTGGAACCCGCACCTCCTCGCCGACGGCCATCGATTCACCTACGACTCCTTGGAGGATGTCGAGGGGCTGAACCCGCAGCACCGCTACACCACGTACGTCCACGACCTCGACACCGGATCGACCGTCCTGCGGTCGTCCATCGGGCCCACGGGCACCCTCTCCGACGACGCCACCCACGTGATCATGCGGACCTCCGCCGACCTCGTCGGCACCAACCCGACCGGAGACATCGAGCTCTTCTCCCACGACGTGGCCCGCGGCACCGTCACCCCGCTGACATCGACCGCGCACGAGTCGCCCCGCGTCGAGGACCTTTCGGTGGACGGGCGCGTTATCGCGGTGAGCGACGACCTCGACTCCTTGGGCGTTCGCAACGAGCTTTCGGTGCTGACGACGTGCGATCCGGCGCCCCGGTCGGACGCAGCCATCGCCACCGCCGCCACCCGGCGCTTCGTGGGCGACGACGTCTACGCCGTGAACCCGACCCAGGCGCAGAAGGCAGCGAGTCCGATCGCCGCCGGGGGGAGCCGGTCGTTCCTCGTGCGCCTGCAGAACGACCGCACCGCCGTCGACTCGCTGACGGTGGCCGGCCGTGACGCCGGCCGACCGGGCTACACGGTGCAGTACAAGCACCTCGGCGTCGACGTCACGAGCCAGGTCGAGGCGGCCACGTTCACCACCGGCCCGCTCGAGCCGGGCGCCGCCGCAGTGCTCCAGGTGAAGATCACCGCCGACCCCGGCGTGCCCACCGGCGCGCGCCACAGGGTCGACGTGACCGCCCGCTCCGTGGCCAACCCCGTCGCCGGCGACACCGTCCGCGCCCGGGTCACGGCGTTCCGCTGAACGCTCTGACCGGACCTCGTCGGTGCGTCGCATATGTGCTACGGTCGTCGCATGTCCGAGGTCGCCTCCCGGGAGCTGCGCAACAACACGCGCGGACTGCTCGACCGCGTCGAGGCCGGCGAGTCCGTGACCATCACCGTCGACGGCCGAGCAGTGGCCGTCCTCGAGCCGATCGCCCGGCGTCCACAATGGCTGTCCCGCGACGAATTCGTTCGTCGGTTCGTCCCTCGTCAGGCCGACCCGGCACTCGCAGCCGAGCTCCGGGAGCTGGCGCCCGAGACCACGGACGACCTCCCACCGCTGTGAGCAGGGGGCTAGCCGACACCTCGGTCTTCATCGCCCGGGAGTCGGGGCGCCCGTTGGACCACGCCGCCCTGCCCGACGAGCTCGGGGTCTCGGTCGTCACCATCGGCGAGCTCCGCGCCGGCGTGCTCGCCGCGGGCGACATCGAGACCCGCAGCCGGCGCCTCGACACACTGACCGAGGCCCTGGCCCTCGATCCCGTGCCGATCGACGATCGGGTGGCGGAGTCGTGGGCGAGGCTGCGCCTCCTCCTCCGCGACAGCAAGCAGCGCATGCCGGTCAACGATTCGTGGATCGCGGCGACCGCACTCGCCCTGGGGGTCCCCGTCGTGACCCAGGACGACGACTACGTGGACATCCGCGGGCTCGCCGTCGTGCGGGTCTGACCCCGCTCAGGGGCGGAGCTCGACGAAGGCGAAGGCGTCCCGGAGGCGCCGGCGGCGCATGACCGCGAAGCTCCTGGCGTCGACGAACGAGTACTCCCGCTCGTCGTGCTGGCGCAGCCAGGCCAGCGCGAGGTCCTGATCGTCTCGGGTGACCTTGCTCGATGCTCACCCGGCCGATAGTGATGTAAGAACTTTACATACCGATATCAGTATGCGATAGTCGTCGCCATGGCTCCCAACGCGGTGGCGACCGACGTGTTCAGCGCGATCGGCGACCCCTCCCGCCGGCGCATCCTCGAGGCGCTCGCCACCCGGGAGGCCACGGTCAGCGAACTGGTGGCCCTGCTCGACCGACCCCAGCCGCACGTGTCGAAGCACCTCGGCGTGCTGCGGGAGGCGGGCGCCGTCCAGTGCCGGCCCGACGGCCGGGCCCGCATCTACCGGCTCGACCGGGATGCCCTGGCGCCCCTGATGAGCTGGCTCGACCGCCTCACCGCCGACGTGAACGAGCGCTACGACCGCCTCGACACCTACCTCGACGACCTCCAGCACCCCGCACCAGACGACCACCACGACCACGACGAACCTGAAGGAGACCGCTGATGGCCACCCGCCACGGCTCGGCCACCGTCGAGCTCCCGTCCGACACCGAGATCCTCATCACCCGCTCCTTCGAGGCACCCCGCAGCCTCGTGTGGGAGCTGCTCACCACCCCTCGCCACCTGCTGCGCTGGTGGGGCCCCGGGTACTGCCCCCTCGTCGCCTGCGAGGTCGACCTCCGCCCCGGCGGCGCCTGGCGCTACGTCTGCCGCATGGTCGGCGGGGAGGCCGACGGCGAGGAACTGGCCTGGCACGGCGAGTACCAGGCCATCGACCCCGGTGAGCGCATCGTCAGCACCGAGGTGTTCGAGGGCTACCCCGACGCTGCGTCGCTCAACACCATGACCCTCACCGAGGCCGACGGGGTCACCACCCTCACCACCCTCGTGCAGCACTCGTCGAAGGCCAACCGGGACGGTCACGTCGACAGCGGGATGGAGGGCGGGATGCAGCAGACCTTCGACCGCCTCGACGACCTGGTCGCCGTCGCCGACACGCCCGCCGAGCGCTTCCGGCGGGTGGCCGGCGCGTTCGGCGACCTCGTGCACTCGGTGCCCGGCGACTCTTGGGGCCGCCCCGCCCCCTGCGAGGGCTGGGTGGCCCGGGACGTGGTCGTCCACCTCCTGTCCTGGGTGCCCAGCGTGCTGGGGCGCAGCGGGCTCGACCTGCCGGCGCCGCCGGACGAGGCCGCGGGTGACGACGCCCTCGCCCCAGCGTGGGACGCGTTCGCCGGCGCACTCCAGGGCGCGCTCGACGACGCGGAGGTCGCGGCCCGCACCTTCGACGCCGGCCCTCCCGGCGAGATGACCGTCGAGGCCGCCATCGACATGCTCGTGACCGGCGACGTCCTCGTCCACACCTGGGACCTCGCCACCGCCGTCGGCGCCGGCGACGACGTCCGCCTCGACGCCACCATCGCCCGCGAGATGCTCGTCGGGATGCAGCCGATGGACGAGATGCTCCGCAGCAGCGGCCACTACGGCCCGAAGGTCGACGTCGCCCCGGACGCCTCCCCCCAGGACCAGCTGATCGCCTTCACCGGCCGCGACCCCGGGTGGCGCCCGCCGGCGGCCTGACCGCGCACCGGGGGCGGCCGCTCACCTCAGGGAGGCAGGGTCTCGCTCACGGTGACGGTGACGTGACGGATCCAGCCCGCTTCGTCCCGCAGGGGCACCGCCACCGACCGCACCGCGGTGTCCCCGGCCCGGAAGGTGCGCTCCACGACGTCGGTCTCGATCGTGCGTCGCCGGTCGCCGCTCAAGGCGCCGAACCGGCGGTGGACCGCCGAGTCGAGGTGACCGAGGTGCACGCCGATCAGCTCCGCAGGCTCGATCTCGAGCCAGGCGGCGAGCGCCGGCGAGCAGTCGAGCACGATGTCGTTGGCGCCCACCTCGAGCGTGCCGACGACGCCGTCGATCTGACTCCCGTCCGCCGCCACCGCCACCTGCTCGTCAGCGCCGTGTTCACCGCCTTCACGCCGACGAGGGAACCCGACGATGGTCTCCGCATCGATCTCTGGGGCCGGAGCGACCGACCCGTCGGCCGCCAGTGCCACCTCGATCCGCCGGATCTGCGCCTCGAGCACCCCGGCGTTGTGGGCCCCCAGCCGCGGCAGCACCCGCCGGGCCTGCTCGTCGAGCGAGGCGGCCACGACGTGGAGCTGGTCGCGCGACAGCCGCTCGAGGGACTGCGAGGCCGGGGTCGTGACCACGGCGACGTGGACGTGGACGTCGCGCTCCTCGGCGTGCAGGAGCAGGTCGCCGAACTCCTCGTAGTTGTCGGGCATGAGGCAGTGCGAGATGTTGACCCGCTTGCCGCTGCGGCGCCCGTACTCGACGAACCGGTCGAGGTTGGTCAGCACCGTCTCGAAATCCGCGCCCTGACGGATGGACTCGAAGGTCCCCTTCGTCATGCCGTCGATCGACACGGTGACGCCGGGAGCGAGCGTCTCCAGCACCTGCTCGACCCGCTTGCTCCACTGCGTGCCGTTCGTGGTGATCCCGATCTCGGCCCCCGGGTTGTGCTCGGCGAAGAGGTCCCACGCGCGGAAGTTCTCCGCCCCGAGAAACGGCTCGCCCCCGACGAAGCTCGCCCCGTCGAGGTGGGGGATGAAGGTCGCCAGATCGTCGAAGAACTCGTCGCCGTAGGCGGGCGGCGAGGGACGACGCCCCTCGCGGTGGATGCGGATGGCCGACGAGTTCTCGCCGTTGCACATCGTGCACTGGAGGTTGCACGCATTGGTGAGGGCGAACTCGATGCGGGTCGGGAAGGGCGGCGCCGCCGACCGCACCCGCAGCGTGTCGTACACCCGGGCGTACATCGCGATGCCCTGGTCCTTCTCCCAGGCGCAGTAGCTGCAACCGTGGGAGAAATCACCCTCCCGGAGCCGGCGCCGCAGCTCCCGTTGCTGCACCCCGTCCCAGATCTCGGTGAGGCGTTGGACCCGGATGTTGCCGAGGTAGTTCGAGTTGGCGCAACAGGCGCGGACCTCGCCCTGCGGGCCGAGGTACAGGTTGGCGTAGGGCGCCAGGCAGGGCGCCCGGAGCGCGGCCCGCCGGGCCGACGACGCAGCCCGTCCCATCCGGCGTCGCAGCGCCACCCCCGCCATGAACCCCCACAAGCGATGTCGAACTAGCGAACAGTGATTGACCTGTCACGATACTGCACCTCGTCGACGTGCGCTGGGGCACGGAGACCGCCGCCCGCGACGGGGAGCGCGTGGCCGTCGGCCTTCCAGATTGAGTAGCGACTACTCAGGACCGCCGGGCGGGAAGACGGGAGACTGCACGGGCGACGCCCGTCCGAGGCGACGACCCGACCCTCCGGCGCCTCGGCACCGGACCCCACGAAAGAGACCACGCTCCATGCTCCGACCTGCCCACCGACGACGCCTACTCCGACTCGTCGTCGCCCTCGCACTGGTGGCCGGCATCGCCGGCTCGACCTCCTCCACGGCCACGGCCGCGCCCCGCCAGGAGGCCGCCGACGCGGAGGCCTTCACGACGCTGGCCCTCCTCAACGGTTGGAGCAACTACGGCAGCGGGTCGAACGCGGCCAAGGTGTCGGTGTCCAACGGCGTCGTCCGCTTCAAGGGGGCGATCGAGACGGCCGGAACGGACCCGGTCGCGTTCGTGCTGCCGCCGGGCATGCGCCCGTCGAAGCGGGTCTTCATCCCGGTCACCCTGTGCAGCGCCACCAATGGCCGCCTGCTCATCCGCCCGAACGGCACGGTGGAGGTGGACAGCGAAGGACCCTTCTCCGACGCGCAGTGCTTCACCTCCCTCGAGGGTGCGTCGTTCACGCTGGCCCCGGCCGGCCAGACCGACCTCACCCTCCTCAACGGCTGGGTCGGCGGTCCGTCCAGCACCCGACCGGCCAGGGTCGCCAACATCGGTGGCGTCATCCATTTCAGCGGCGCCATCTCGACCGCCGGGGCCAGCAATCGGCCCTTCGTGCTGCCCGCGGGGATGCGGCCCGCCGCCACCGTGTTCGTCCCGGTCGACCTCTGTGGGGCGTCCGACGGCCGCCTGCGCATCACCCCGAGCGGCACCGTGACCGTGCAGACCGACGACGGCTTCGCCGACGCCCAGTGCTTCACCTCCCTCGACGGTGCGCACTTCGTGCTCAACCCACCGAGCGCGGGCCTGCTCACCCTCACCAACGGGTGGACCGGCCAGCCGTACCACACCCGCAAGCCGCGGGCGACGCTCGTGGGTGGCGCGGTGCAGCTGAGCGGTGCCATCGCCAACGGAACCAGCGCGGAGCTGTTCATCCTCCCGGTGGGACTGCGGCCGACGAAGCTCGTCTACATCCAGGTGGACCTGTGCGGCGCCGCCAACGGGCGCCTCATCATCGAGCCCGATGGCACCACCGAGGTCGAGGCAGAGATTGAGTTCAGCGATGCCCAGTGCTTCCTCTCGCTGGAGGGTGCCAGCTTCGCCCGCTGAACATCTGCGACGTGCGGTCCCGAGCGGGGCGGCCCCGGCCGCCCCGCTCGGCGCGTCCGGGTTAGGTTCGGCCCGATGGACGACCACGAGGCGATGGGCCTCGCCCTGGAGGAGGCCCACGCTGCGCCGGCGCATGGCGATGTCCCTGTCGGAGCCGTGGTGCTCGTCGATGGCGAGGTCGTGGCGCGGCGCCACAACGAGCGGGAGGCGGCCGCGGATCCCACGGCCCACGCGGAGGTGCTGGCGCTCCGCGACGCCGCCGCGGCCCTCGGTCGCTGGCGCCTCGACGACGCCACCCTCGTGGTCAGCCTCGAGCCGTGCGCCATGTGCGCCGGCGCCGCCGTCTCCGCCCGGCTCGGTCGCCTCGTGTTCGGTGCCCCCGACCTGAAGGCGGGCGCGACCGGCTCGCTCTACAACCTCTGCGCCGACCCCCGCCTCAACCACGAGGTGCCCATCACCGCCGGCGTGCGCGCCGACGAGGCCGCCGCCCTGCTCACCACCTTCTTCGCCGAGCGCCGGGGCTGATCAGCCGACCCGCACCATCGCGGTGCGGATGATGCTGGCCGGCAGGAACATCTTGGCGGCGTCGTCG encodes:
- a CDS encoding type II toxin-antitoxin system prevent-host-death family antitoxin — translated: MSEVASRELRNNTRGLLDRVEAGESVTITVDGRAVAVLEPIARRPQWLSRDEFVRRFVPRQADPALAAELRELAPETTDDLPPL
- a CDS encoding type II toxin-antitoxin system VapC family toxin, with the translated sequence MAVPRRIRSSVRPSSGRPGTRSRAPGAGARDHGRPPTAVSRGLADTSVFIARESGRPLDHAALPDELGVSVVTIGELRAGVLAAGDIETRSRRLDTLTEALALDPVPIDDRVAESWARLRLLLRDSKQRMPVNDSWIAATALALGVPVVTQDDDYVDIRGLAVVRV
- a CDS encoding winged helix-turn-helix transcriptional regulator; protein product: MAPNAVATDVFSAIGDPSRRRILEALATREATVSELVALLDRPQPHVSKHLGVLREAGAVQCRPDGRARIYRLDRDALAPLMSWLDRLTADVNERYDRLDTYLDDLQHPAPDDHHDHDEPEGDR
- a CDS encoding TIGR03086 family protein — protein: MATRHGSATVELPSDTEILITRSFEAPRSLVWELLTTPRHLLRWWGPGYCPLVACEVDLRPGGAWRYVCRMVGGEADGEELAWHGEYQAIDPGERIVSTEVFEGYPDAASLNTMTLTEADGVTTLTTLVQHSSKANRDGHVDSGMEGGMQQTFDRLDDLVAVADTPAERFRRVAGAFGDLVHSVPGDSWGRPAPCEGWVARDVVVHLLSWVPSVLGRSGLDLPAPPDEAAGDDALAPAWDAFAGALQGALDDAEVAARTFDAGPPGEMTVEAAIDMLVTGDVLVHTWDLATAVGAGDDVRLDATIAREMLVGMQPMDEMLRSSGHYGPKVDVAPDASPQDQLIAFTGRDPGWRPPAA
- a CDS encoding radical SAM protein, coding for MGRAASSARRAALRAPCLAPYANLYLGPQGEVRACCANSNYLGNIRVQRLTEIWDGVQQRELRRRLREGDFSHGCSYCAWEKDQGIAMYARVYDTLRVRSAAPPFPTRIEFALTNACNLQCTMCNGENSSAIRIHREGRRPSPPAYGDEFFDDLATFIPHLDGASFVGGEPFLGAENFRAWDLFAEHNPGAEIGITTNGTQWSKRVEQVLETLAPGVTVSIDGMTKGTFESIRQGADFETVLTNLDRFVEYGRRSGKRVNISHCLMPDNYEEFGDLLLHAEERDVHVHVAVVTTPASQSLERLSRDQLHVVAASLDEQARRVLPRLGAHNAGVLEAQIRRIEVALAADGSVAPAPEIDAETIVGFPRRREGGEHGADEQVAVAADGSQIDGVVGTLEVGANDIVLDCSPALAAWLEIEPAELIGVHLGHLDSAVHRRFGALSGDRRRTIETDVVERTFRAGDTAVRSVAVPLRDEAGWIRHVTVTVSETLPP
- a CDS encoding nucleoside deaminase, with the translated sequence MDDHEAMGLALEEAHAAPAHGDVPVGAVVLVDGEVVARRHNEREAAADPTAHAEVLALRDAAAALGRWRLDDATLVVSLEPCAMCAGAAVSARLGRLVFGAPDLKAGATGSLYNLCADPRLNHEVPITAGVRADEAAALLTTFFAERRG